A stretch of the Hippocampus zosterae strain Florida chromosome 18, ASM2543408v3, whole genome shotgun sequence genome encodes the following:
- the LOC127590924 gene encoding calmodulin-regulated spectrin-associated protein 1-B-like isoform X3 codes for MDAEVSAGQGGSTRRRAAQDGHVGREGDLEVLVVPQDLYDSARAKIEANLRWLLAKAYGVADHVPDDLKDPFYTDQYDQEHIKPPVIHLLLSGEVYCRVCGLILRSEQAASLRSHQSVLQALSARGVQVRDSDDVHVSVLDLSTTPLKMSCHMHLIDSLMTAYTMEMISVEKVVSSVKRFSNFIPSKEHPLDLEDAMVLWINKVITKMNTISEKEMKMKQHLLDSPNHQQVRYRRDHLSGRTFQLFSLVDDLCADVCDGAALLTLIHFYCPEVIQLENICLKDVASVADSVYNIHLLKEFSNEYLNKCFYLTPEDMLYCSPMLRNNVMVFIAELFWWFEVVRPDFVQPKDLKEIRDARMLLRPKTSRSHPAIDVTKRTFPTTSSAAAMLTTPSSPDFSTVPSTSISPRFSVPQRRQRGVEDDAPVRILRSSLARKDEKPQGLSQVWPERRQRPFSQPAPYALHFPTHEDDADNISVARSTSKNNSASAVMTPGHILGGSARPLHQHRPSGQSLLSHIHVEDEEEILEEEELVAVIHPAACPRRPLRGDMELDELEMAYATSSRRVSNPVKMDFLTPDLQAESYYLEPLMPAVPKPAKEKSISLNKEEESGESRCRSEISGVKIATTHIPHKSHPKSPLSECERFQFKPVPVVKSGPTREGSSHTSLTERTPPQGFYLHMSGESECHSHLSSDAEVGQDSDSDIADFEEDDEDVEMIEASGRKGIGLLREFSEVESFKLREDLKLRERDDKEDWSGRCSPCLSTVSCASSCSASGSAGIRMTSFAERKLLKLSLRDGFCSPSSSQKTTPDHSEESIPCSPWQRKSQGSPGWLGIDSTSAARKTVSPPGVPSELLQLHMQLEEQRRAIEQQKKKMETSSARQRLKLGKAAFLNIVKQGEGRSDTLPLPLKHSPSDDLSAAQKAKSACCKDDSCLEVLKVQAEAGGRQIHPDNRFNTSAQDSVSASDGSERSRSIDLLNEAISVIQQQMTQLSLQQDLLMKKNAAPSLESKEPDRKPTPATTESPTSDPRSFAVHFVDLNDSGCTPTRRPPKLSSSQRSKASEPKHKNDGALDAEAATPPKEKTGAVSQDAETARLDRNFRRRTTFRIQNDQGCAREEPEPALSPVKIQSEDPATSDTSITPSRRAEDDEVDISGRESAVGDDSTKAKGLLIQVDLSELKVPEEAASANSTSGEQKNVLGFFFKDDEKAEDEMAKRRAAFMLKQQRKAQEARLRKQQQEADSELKRDEARRKAEEERVRKEEEKARRELIKQEYLRRKQQALLEEQGQVKPRPRFKSRRSRPKSSQRGEFSSPSKGSATPDLSCSFRGSTLSLATEADSVISGEMETQRAESVCSMDSFPVLSRTSSRNMERDWESGSVASSIMSTEYNGPKLFKEPSSKSNKPIIINAIAHCCLAGKVNEAQKNVLLEELEKCESNHLIILFRDGGCQFRAVYSYSPETEDIVKFTGTGPRAIGHKMIDRLYKYSSDRKQFNVIPAKSVSVSVDALTIHNHLWQAKRPGSARRK; via the exons ATGGATGCGGAGGTGAGTGCCGGGCAGGGGGGCAGCACCAGAAGGAGAGCAGCGCAGGATGGCCATGTAGGAAGAGAAGGAGACTTGGAAGTTTTGGTGGTACCACAGGATCTGTACGACTCTGCCAGGGCCAAAATAGAAGCAAATCTCAGATGGCTGCTGGCCAAAGCTTATGGAGTTG CAGACCACGTCCCAGATGACCTGAAGGATCCTTTTTATACGGACCAGTATGATCAGGAGCACATCAAGCCCCCTGTCATTCATCTGCTGCTGTCCGGAGAGGTCTACTGCCGGGTGTGCGGACTAATCTTGCGCTCAGAACAAGCAGCTTCACTTCGAAGCCATCAGTCTGTACTCCAGGCTCTGTCCGCCAGGGGCGTCCAAGTGCGGGACTCGGACGATGTACACGTCTCGGTTCTGGATCTCAGCACGACCCCTCTCAAGATG AGTTGCCACATGCACCTGATCGATTCCCTCATGACGGCCTACACGATGGAGATGATCAGTGTGGAGAAGGTGGTATCCAGTGTCAAGCGATTCTCCAATTTCATCCCCTCCAAGGAGCATCCGTTGGACCTGGAAGATGCCATGGTTCTTTGGATCAACAag GTGATCACAAAGATGAACACTATCTCTGAAAAAGAGATGAAGATGAAGCAGCACCTGCTGGACTCACCAAATCATCAGCAG GTGCGTTATCGCAGGGATCACCTCTCAGGTCGGACATTTCAGCTCTTCTCCCTCGTGGATGACCTGTGTGCAGACGTGTGCGACGGCGCTGCTCTTCTGACCCTGATCCACTTCTACTGCCCCGAAGTCATTCAACTTGAAA ATATCTGCCTGAAGGATGTGGCCTCCGTAGCTGACAGCGTGTACAACATCCATCTGCTGAAGGAGTTTTCAAATGAATACTTGAACAAGTGCTTCTATTTGACGCCAGAGGACATGCTGTATTGTTCTCCGATGCTGAGG AATAACGTGATGGTGTTCATCGCCGAGCTCTTCTGGTGGTTTGAGGTTGTGAGGCCCGACTTTGTACAGCCCAAAGACCTGAAGGAAATCAGAGATG CAAGAATGCTTCTGCGGCCTAAGACCTCTCGATCCCACCCAGCCATCGATGTTACCAAACGTACTTTCCCCACGACGTCAAGTGCCGCTGCAATGTTGACCACGCCTTCAAGCCCGGACTTTAG TACGGTACCGAGCACTTCCATCTCTCCTCGCTTTTCAGTGCCTCAAAGACGACAGAGGGGAGTTGAGGATGATGCTCCAG TGAGGATTCTGCGTAGCTCCCTGGCACGTAAAGATGAGAAGCCTCAGGGTTTGTCACAGGTCTGGCCAGAGAGGAGGCAGAG GCCCTTCTCCCAGCCGGCACCTTACGCCTTGCATTTCCCCACTCATGAAGATGACGCAGACAACATCAGCGTGGCTCGCTCCACCAGCAAAAACAATTCAGCCTCTGCCGTTATGACGCCCGGCCACATCCTCGGGGGTTCAGCTCGCCCGTTGCATCAACACAGACCGAGCGGGCAAAGCCTCCTCAGCCACATTcacgttgaggatgaggaggagatcTTAGAGGAAGAGGAGTTGGTCGCTGTCATCCACCCCGCCGCCTGCCCCCGACGTCCACTCAGGGGCGACATGGAGCTGGATGAATTGGAAATGGCCTACGCGACCTCATCCCGGAGAGTTTCTAATCCAGTCAAGATGGACTTCTTAACCCCAGACTTGCAGGCGGAAAGCTACTACCTCGAGCCTCTGATGCCTGCCGTCCCAAAGCCAGCCAAAGAGAAGAGCATCAGCCTGaacaaggaggaggagagcggGGAGAGTCGCTGCAGGTCAGAGATATCCGGCGTGAAAATAGCCACCACGCATATTCCACATAAATCACACCCGAAATCACCATTGTCTGAATGCGAGAGATTTCAATTTAAACCCGTACCTGTGGTAAAGTCCGGCCCCACCCGGGAAGGCTCGTCGCACACTTCGCTTACTGAGAGGACACCGCCACAAGGCTTCTACCTTCACATGTCCGGAGAGTCCGAGTGTCACAGTCATCTTTCCTCTGATGCGGAAGTAGGACAGGATTCTGACTCGGACATTGCCGATTTTGAGGAAGATGACGAGGATGTGGAGATGATTGAGGCGAGCGGTCGAAAGGGGATTGGTTTACTGCGGgaattttcagaggttgagtcTTTTAAGCTGAGAGAAGACCTGAAGCTGAGGGAACGAGATGATAAGGAAGATTGGAGTGGGCGTTGCAGCCCCTGCCTCAGTACCGTGTCTTGCGCAAGCAGCTGCAGCGCTTCGGGCAGCGCCGGTATTAGGATGACCAGCTTTGCCGAAAGAAAGCTGCTTAAGCTCAGCCTCCGCGACGGGTTCTGCAGCCCTAGCAGTTCGCAGAAGACAACACCTGACCATTCGGAGGAGAGTATTCCTTGCTCTCCGTGGCAGCGAAAGAGCCAAGGTAGCCCCGGATGGTTGGGGATAGACTCCACCTCTGCTGCGAGGAAAACGGTGAGTCCTCCAGGAGTGCCTTCGGAGCTGCTGCAGCTCCACATGCAGCTGGAGGAGCAAAGGCGCGCTATtgagcagcagaagaagaagatggagaCCTCGTCGGCGCGGCAGCGACTGAAACTCGGCAAAGCTGCGTTCTTGAACATCGTGAAACAGGGCGAAGGGAGGAGCGACACACTCCCTCTTCCTCTCAAACATTCGCCTTCGGACGATCTGTCTGCCGCTCAGAAAGCGAAGAGTGCCTGCTGCAAGGATGACTCCTGTCTTGAGGTTTTGAAGGTGCAGGCGGAGGCAGGAGGAAGACAGATACATCCAGATAACCGGTTCAACACCTCGGCACAGGATAGCGTCTCGGCATCGGATGGGAGTGAGCGCTCGCGCTCCATAGATCTCCTCAACGAGGCCATCAGTGTCATCCAACAGCAGATGACACAGCTGTCGTTGCAACAAGACTTGTTAATGAAAAAGAACGCAGCCCCATCTTTGGAATCTAAAGAGCCAGACCGGAAACCAACTCCGGCCACAACAGAGTCCCCCACCTCCGACCCCAGATCTTTCGCCGTTCACTTTGTGGACCTCAACGACAGCGGTTGTACCCCAACTCGCCGTCCTCCCAAGCTGAGCTCCAGCCAGCGAAGCAAAGCCTCCGAGCCGAAGCACAAGAACGACGGGGCGCTTGACGCTGAAGCCGCGACCCCTCCCAAGGAAAAGACTGGCGCGGTAAGCCAGGATGCTGAAACCGCCAGGTTGGATCGAAACTTCAGAAGACGCACAACCTTCAGAATCCAAAACGACCAGGGCTGCGCCAGGGAGGAACCCGAACCCGCTCTATCTCCTGTCAAAATTCAGTCAGAGGACCCAGCGACCTCTGACACCTCCATCACTCCATCACGCCGTGCGGAAGACGACGAGGTGGACATCTCAGGGAGAGAATCTGCGGTTGGAGACGACAGCACCAAGGCAAAAGGTCTGCTGATCCAGGTTGACCTGTCAGAGCTGAAGGTCCCCGAGGAGGCTGCGAGCGCCAACAGCACAAGCGGCGAGCAAAAGAATGTACTCGGCTTCTTTTTTAAG gatgACGAGAAGGCCGAAGACGAGATGGCCAAACGTCGCGCCGCCTTCATGCTCAAACAGCAGCGCAAAGCCCAGGAGGCCAGGCTACGCAAGCAGCAGCAGGAAGCCGACAGTGAGCTCAAGCGGGACGAGGCCAG GCGGAAGGCGGAGGAGGAACGCGTTCgtaaagaggaggagaaggccaGACGAGAACTGATTAAGCAGGAATACCTACGCCGGAAGCAGCAGGCATTGTTGGAAGAACAGGGTCAGGTTAAACCGAGGCCCAGGTTCAAATCCCGCAGAAGTAGACCCAAATCATCGCAACGCGGCGAGTTCAGCAGCCCCTCGAAAGGATCCGCCACAC CTGATTTGAGCTGCAGCTTTCGAGGATCCACGTTGTCTTTGGCCACAGAGGCGGACAGCGTCATCTCCGGAGAGATGGAGACGCAGAG GGCTGAGTCGGTCTGCTCCATGGATTCTTTCCCTGTGCTGAGCCGAACCTCCAGCAGGAACATGGAGCGCGACTGGGAGAGCGGTTCCGTCGCCTCCTCCATCATGTCAACTGAGTACAATG GGCCCAAGCTTTTCAAAGAGCCGAGCTCCAAGTCCAACAAGCCCATCATCATCAATGCCATCGCACACTGTTGCCTCGCCGGAAAGGTGAACGAGGCCCAGAAGAATGTCCTTCTGGAG GAGCTCGAAAAATGCGAGTCCAACCACCTGATCATCCTCTTCCGCGACGGCGGCTGCCAGTTCCGAGCAGTGTACTCGTATTCACCGGAGACGGAGGACATCGTCAAGTTCACGGGCACGGGGCCGCGCGCCATCGGCCACAAGATGATCGACCGGCTCTACAAGTACAGCTCGGACCGCAAGCAGTTTAACGTCATCCCAGCCAAGTCGGTATCGGTCAGCGTGGACGCGCTGACTATCCACAACCACTTGTGGCAGGCCAAGAGGCCCGGCAGCGCGCGCAGGAAGTGA